Proteins encoded by one window of Cylindrospermum stagnale PCC 7417:
- a CDS encoding cytochrome c oxidase subunit 3, which translates to MTIATTTSEHHEAHPDLRVWGLLTFLASESLMFGGFFATYLFFKAITPVWPPEGMEVELFVPTINTVILVSSSFVIHLGDVAIKKNNVKGMRLWYGITAIMGAIFLVGQVYEYTNLGYGLTTNVFSNCFYILTGFHGLHVFVGLLWMLNVLWRSRVPGHYSATNHTGIEMAEIYWHFVDIIWIVLFTLVYVLNIF; encoded by the coding sequence ATGACCATCGCGACGACGACAAGTGAACATCACGAAGCACATCCAGATTTGCGAGTCTGGGGACTGTTAACTTTCCTCGCTTCTGAATCCCTAATGTTTGGGGGATTTTTTGCCACTTATTTGTTCTTTAAAGCCATCACACCAGTTTGGCCACCAGAAGGAATGGAAGTAGAGTTATTCGTGCCGACGATTAACACCGTTATTCTGGTTTCTAGTAGTTTCGTCATTCACTTGGGTGATGTGGCGATTAAAAAGAATAATGTTAAGGGAATGCGTTTGTGGTATGGAATTACTGCAATCATGGGCGCGATTTTCTTGGTTGGTCAAGTGTATGAATACACTAATTTAGGCTACGGTCTAACTACCAACGTTTTCTCCAACTGCTTTTACATCTTGACTGGGTTCCACGGCTTGCACGTATTTGTGGGACTTTTGTGGATGTTGAATGTATTGTGGCGATCGCGCGTTCCTGGTCATTATTCTGCCACCAATCACACTGGCATTGAAATGGCAGAAATTTATTGGCACTTTGTAGACATCATCTGGATTGTTCTCTTCACCTTGGTCTACGTTCTCAATATTTTCTAA